From the Spirochaetota bacterium genome, the window AGTGATATAATATCTTATTGCTTAGGCAGATTTGGGATGAAATTTATTCTGCAACACAAGAAGTTGGCCAGATTTTATCCCCTGGATAAAATCAAAACAATTGAATATTACTACCAATCCCATGGAGCAAAAACACTATTTTTTGGGCGGTTTATTCCGTTCGGTGTTAGAAATGTTATATTTCTTACTGCAGGCCTTGCCAGAATGAAACTATATAAATTTATGCTGGTTGATTTATTAGCCCTTTCTATAACATCAACAATATTGTTTACCCTTGGATATACTCTGGGTTCAAATTATGAAATTATATTTCCTTACCTTAATAGATATAAATTAATAATATTTTCATTTTTTCTTTTAACTGTTCTATCTATTGTTATATATAAAAAGAGGAGACAATAAAATCAGCATACTAATGATTTCTTTTTAATATTTTATTATTAATCACTAATTATTCCTAAATGTGGAAATTTGAATAAAATAGTGTACACTGGGGTTGTCTCAAAAGACATCTTCTGCAATGACTTTTGCCATACTGTCATTGCGAGGAACAAAGTGACGAAGCAATCTTGTCTTCTGTGGTATTTAGATTGCTTCGCTACGCTCGCAATGACTCTGCACCCGCGTCATTGAGAACCCACAGATTGTTTTGGGACACCGCCGGTGTACACTATATTCATTATGAAATTTTTTAAGGAATTATTGCTGATTATTAATAATAAACTGTAAACCATTCAAACGCTGAGCTTGTGTACATTGTTTGTTGTAATGTTCACAAATCTCTTTTAAGAATAAATAGTCTAATAACTCAATTGTATAAAAAAATATTTGCATTTTATTTTCTTCTCAATTATAATCAAACACGTTTAAGTTTGTAATCCAAAACATTTTTTATTTTGATGAATAATGAGAGGTAGTATATGGCAAAAGGCACTGCACTTTTTAAAGCCTACATGAACAACTCAATACCATCAAACGGTGGGTTTATAATTTGTTCATTTTTTGATTCTGATTCAATATATTCAATTTATGAAGTAACCGCATATAAAAATGTTAAAGATATTTATCAAACCGCTGAAGGTCTTACTTTTAAAACTGATGGAAGTAGAACGCATTTACTGGTAGAACCTCCTACTTATGCTCGAAGATATGAAGAACCAGTTCATAGAGAAGCTGGTAAATCAATACCATACCGGTTTGACGACCTGACAATAATCACCGGTCAAAAACAGGAAAAAATAATGATACCCAAAGAACCATTAATGTTATATACATCATTTACTATCTTAAAAACGCAGGGTGAAAATTTTGCATTCCTTTTTTACCCAACAGAAGATGTATATATGGCTATACGAAAGTTTATAGCTGATTCGTTA encodes:
- a CDS encoding DedA family protein, which gives rise to MAYISHLLFDFAPYVHYIAFILLLLAGFNFPISEDIIFIISASIAATIIPEHTIKIAAGCMLGAYSSDIISYCLGRFGMKFILQHKKLARFYPLDKIKTIEYYYQSHGAKTLFFGRFIPFGVRNVIFLTAGLARMKLYKFMLVDLLALSITSTILFTLGYTLGSNYEIIFPYLNRYKLIIFSFFLLTVLSIVIYKKRRQ